The Vitis vinifera cultivar Pinot Noir 40024 chromosome 18, ASM3070453v1 region CTCTCATTCTGCAGGAGAATATCCTTGAAATTTTCTTCTCTAACCATGGAAATGATGCAAATGGCTATAGAAGATCATTTCCCCCTGCTTTCTCACAACAGAAAATTTTCCTTCATCATACTATATAAGAACAAATTTGAACAAAGTGAAGTATTCCAACGAGGCAATACACAACGGACCAACAATTTTTTAGCACTAATTCATCAAAACCCAAGTACCAAAAGAGGAGAAAAATCATTTGAAGGAGCCCATATATATGAAGAAGTCCCTTATTGAGAAGGggatatatttatgattaaatctAACGTATATTCCTTTTGGGATTACAGAATGATCCAACCCCATCCAACCACAAAACCAACGtgtataaaaaaagaaaaaaagaatgaatggAAATTCTGCAAAACAAATAACCAAGTCATATCTCAGTCCTTTTTATCTACACAACCCCCCGGCCCCCCCCACCTCCATTTCCTTCACATCTCAACTCATCTGATGATTCTCATTCACAACCATGCGAGTGTTGAGAGATAGCTTCGTCTTCGATCAAAAACACATCCCTCTTCTGCAATTCCCAGACAGCCTTTCTATATATAGTTCAAACcatctaaaatttaaatttcatgtaATCCTAGTCACAATCCAATCCACAGACTTCTAATACAATACCACCTTTTGATACAAATGGGTTGACTCTGACCCATAGAAGTGAGAAGATTGAGGCTAGAAGAATTGACCACACAACAATAATGGTGGGAAGCCTATCTTGTTTCCCCATTAACCCCTTGAGGAAGGGGTACAGGTGAACAATGACCCATAAGGCAAAGAACAGCTTACCAAATAGAGGGCCCCATTCTTCATAACCGTTATTGATGGCATCTGAAATCCCAACCATGACCCCAATTATATTCAGGATCAGTAACGTCAGGGGAGGGATCAACAAAGATGTCCACTTAAAAAGGTAGAGCTCCGAAAACTCTCCATCATCTCCTCCTTTGGATGTAACAGTGAAGTTTGTGTTAACACCTGCCAAAACCTTAAGCAGACCTTGGAAGAGAGCAAACAGATGTGATGAAGCACCACCAATCACCCAGAACTGCTCATTTCTCCACCAGTCATCTATGGCAACCCGTCCCCACTGCATCTCAAGGACACCAGTTGCAGCTATAGATATGAAGAGGGCCATGAAAATAATACTGGCATAGTTGCTAATCTGCACATCATGCAAAAAATTAGGATTAGCTGAAACCATCACAACCCACAACTAATGAAAACTATGCTAAGCACAGGATCCTTGTTTTGGCCTATGGAGATGAATGAATATTCAGGTTTATGAAAAGCTATAGAATCCAGCTACCATCTTAAATGAAAACACCATGATGTTGACTTCAACAAATATCTAGTAGATAGGAAACAAAGTTTGATTTCATGGATATCAACTGAAGACTAGTATGATCAAGTGAAACTTCTGAAATTTCAAGGAGGAAAGGAAATTTCAAGGCTAATGAAAACTAGAAAAGCAACCTGGAGATTGAACTTGACACGAGATGTCAAAAGTTCCATTCTCCAATGGAAAACCTTGCCTGAATATTAGTAGAAATGTTTTGATGCTTGTGGTTACAAGTATTCTATCATGAACCTACAACTATATAATCTTGTGGTTCttccaaggaaaagaaaagaagatctCAAAATGGACATTACAGAGATTGATATTTAAGAATGAAATAGAGCTAGAGGTTACCTCGGGGACAATGAACTTCCCAGTGAGGAGACAGAAAGCCGGCAAGGTACAGTAGGCAATCAAGGGAATGGACGTCCACGGATAAACAACTGAGTTGATATAAGAGAAGCGCTCCAACCATTTCAAACCACCTCCATAGCCATACCATATAGGGCAATACCTACTGAAGAAAATCTCAACAGATCCAAGTGCCCAACGTAGAACCTGGTGTAAACGATCTGACAGGTTAATGGGAGCTGACCCCTTAAATGCCGGCCTCTTGGGTATGCAGTACACTGATCGCCAACCATGGCATTGCATCTTGAATCCTGTTAATATATCCTCTGTAACAGAGCCATATATCCACCCAACCTGATTCATAATTCAAAATCTGGAATTTAGATACAGATGAAAAAAAGTTTACACCTTGTTTGGAAGGGACTGGAAAAGCTAGAAGCTTTTAAATTTTAGACAGATGCTTCTTACCTCTTTCCCCCATTCTGTTTTATCTTCATAACCACAGCTAATGACATGGATGGCTTCTTTCAAAAGTGAAGCAGTGGTTGCTCCTTTTGGAACACCACCTTCTTCTAAAAGCGTGGAAGCTATAAAAACCGGAGACTGtccaaattttttctcaaatttcacTTGGGGCATGAGCAATGATCTGTCATTATCTATTCCTGCAATATAAATTCCACAGTAATATTACTACTTTGGCTTTAAAAGCAGTAGACCTGAAGCAAGAAAACCAGTGTCCCCCCAATAATTACTACCTTGAATACACATATTGagttaactaaaaaaacaataatagaaaattcaaaaaatcaaCTTCACATGGGAAAAGTTATACACAACATTGTTGCCAATTAATTAAGATAAATTAGGAATTTTGAAGGTCATTTAAGAATTACTTGAAATATCTAgaatacaacaaaaaaaatgcaGATAATAAGACAATATGATTGCggttaatgattaaaaattgggaatttttcatattattaagaATTACTTGAAATATCTAGACTACTTGCAAAAGTAAATAACAATTGCATATATTAGAATAAGACCCATATTTCCTTCAAAGCCACCCTTACCTTCAATTCCCTCTTCAATATTTTCGAGTGCATGTATTTGCTTTGAAGCTTCCCtgtttttcatcttcttctttttgtcagTTGACTTcactttcttgtttttcttccttGATCCACAACACAAGCAGCACCATTTTGGCCAACAATTACACGTCTTTCCTGGGGGTTTCTTATTGACAGGGGCATCATATCCATAGAGTGCCTGCCGTCTGAAGACACAGCCAGTTCCAACATAAATTGGTCCCTGGATCCCATCCAAACCTTTCATATTGATCtgtttttaattgaaaacaaaaaattagctTTCCTCAatcaaaattttacaaattcaCATCTGTGCATCATTGTATCAAATTCACACTGGAGTGCCTTACGTACATCAAAGAATACAACGTTGCGATTTGAGTATCTATCATTGCGATCAATCCCATCAAACCTTTGAGGAAACTGTACATAACAGATTTTCTTTCCTGATGTGGGGTCCATCATGAAGCACATGGCTTCACGAAGGGCCTTACTGTTGTTTATATAGTGATCACAGTCCACGTTCAGTAGGTAAGGAGCATTAGAGATGATTGCTGAGACTCGCATCTTGAATAAACAGTCAAAACAATAGCCCCCAATCAGGaaatgggaaaacaaaaaatgggatcccaaagaaaaagaatgagagagagagagagagctctACCAAAGCATTCATTGCCCCAGCTTTTTTGTGGTGATCAAATCCCGGTCTCTTCTCACGAGACACATAAACTAGACGAGGCAACTCATTTCCTTCAACATCACGAACACCATTATGACCAAGAAAAACCTGTGCAAggcaaaaatagagaaaaaaatcttttaatgtCTCAAATCTCAGTATGTAGAAGGTCCAGCAAGATGCATGCTGCTCAGGCACAAAAATCCATGAATGCACTCGAAGAAAGAAATCACCCCCTCACCTGGATCATTCCAGGATGGTCCCTGACATTGTTCCCAGGCCATGGAGTCCCATCCTGCATTGTCCAACCTTCCTCGGGGACCTTCTGGGCCATAGAAACCAATGCATTTATCCGAATTTTGAACTCTTCATACTCCCTCTGCACCAATCAGGAACCaaatattattgttttgaaATCAACTTATTGCTCTCAGCAATGGTTATCATGGCAATACTTTgtcaaagataaaaaatcatCACAACAGGACATCTTTTATcactaaattctaaaacttgTCCTCCACAAGCCATTTTAATGATGCATATTTAATGCCACTCTATATGGTTTAAGATGGCATTTTGTTTAACCCGCATGCAGCTTATATAGAATGCACATTCATTGGACCAAAATATGAACAGATAAAGATACAAGGTGTTAACCTTCATTGCACGACGTTCCCTAACAAACTCCGGATGCACTTTGTCTTTCAGATAGTCAACCTTCTGAGCAAAGTACCATTCTGGGGCCCTCGGCTCAATGCTGAACTTCTTACAGAATGGGACCCACCTCCTAGCAAACTCAGATGTCTCAGAAAGGGCTTCAAAAGTAAGCATGGCAGCACCATCATCTGAGACATAGCATGCAACTTTCTCGACTGGATAATCTACTGCAAGGATTGACAGAACTGTGTTTGCTGTGATAAGTGGAGGTTCTTTCATGGGATCAACTGTACTTACGAATATGTCTATATCAGCTAATTCAGATGGCTTCCCTTCTTTTTCATACCTGAGAACAAGGTTTAAGACGCATAGCTAAGAAAACAGTACCATGCATACAACcaaacaagagagagagagggagagagagcaCCCCAAATACCTCAGTGATAGCCTATCAAGGTATGTTTCCCGCTCGATTGGGTACCACTTTGGGAACTGATCCAGTATCCATGATACAGCAAACCATATTTCACAAATAACTGATGTTAACCATAATGCATATGCATCATTAACCGGGTGGAGGATTCTATAATGAAAGAAGAAGCCAAGAATCACAAGCCGGAGTATAATTATGATTCTGTATGGATTTATCTTGCTTGAAGGAATTGGTATTTTTCTAGATAGAGGTTGCCTGCCTTCATCCATCctacataaaaaaacaaaaataaataataagtccTTCACATTCAAATAAGAGAAATGGGGAAAACACAAATAATGGAAAGAGGAATGTGATGTTCAGTTCCTAATTAAATTGAGATAATGCTTTCTATACCACCTCTACTCAGACTAACAcaaggaaattttatttcataagaTATTGTTACTGTTCCCAATAGGTGAAGACTTCTAACTGTCAGCAATGAGCATGTCAGACATTCATCAACTTGACAAACAGTTCTGATACCTGTTTACACACTGACAAATGCGTCCACATtcattttttgaagaaacatgGAGACAAACATGTTTGTAGTGCATTTTTGTTGCAAACACATGAAAGCATTTGCAAAACTATAGATGTAGCTATCTCCCAATAGCTATGCTTCAGGAGTTTCATACAAAAATGTGCATGTAGCTGTTTCCAATGTGCATTTAGCTTTTCTGATTCTAAtgataattgttttctaaaTGGATTGTTAATTGACTCACACCTACATCCCTTCCAAGTTCAAGTTAACCACTTTCATGCCTCTAACATGTATGAACAACAATTAATATATTCAGCTCACTAGCAAGTAGCAACCCCAAGTTCAATCACATGTTAGTTAACAAATGTTTAACATCATAAATTTCATCACCCAATAATTTTGTTATACATTGATCCATAAGCGACCTATTTCTCATTCAAATTCTGCCAAAATTTTAACTTATGGGCCATGCCCATAAAGGTGGTGCTCCACTGCTCACGTCCCTTCAACTTTCAATGAACAGCATCTAAgcagttttatttttttttcctttttaagctTTTACCATGTAATACTAAAGTGGGCTTTCACGTCCATGACATGTTAGATCTTCATAGTAGTAGCGTTGAATTTCTCATTAACACATGTTTACTTTGTTCACATGCATTGCATGTGCCATGGTCCCCTAATGAACGAATACGACCAATTTACGGTTTTGataaatgacaaaaaatatCTAGCAAATGACCTCATTTCAATCTTGTCAAGGTTAAAAAGTTGATGCTTCATATTGCTCCAATAACTTGCACTCTTGTATTACATTTAATCTTAACACAAAGCCACCGACAATGCTCTATTTGAGGCAATTTCTTTCACccaagaaaagaacaaaaatagaaatgataaaCTCGCAGGTGAATAACAATGCTGTTAGCCTGAGAGCTTAAGTTACCAAAAAACAGTTTGATGCATGAAAAGAATTCAAGAAATAGTActttaaaatcccaaattatacTAAGCTACGAAGAAAAAAGTTACAGGAGAAGATGCAACAAATAGAATATGGTGAAGCAGTGATTGAAAAAATGCACCTACTTGGGCAAATCAGGATCATCCAGTTCATCTTCATCAAAGTTTCCACCATCATTTCCTCCTTGGTGCTTAACAACCTGAAGTTTATCATTCTGCTTTTTCTTCCACTCTTCCATTCGGTCCTTCCACGCAACACTTCCATACCCATATACTGCCAGGTCTTTCTTAGGATCCATTGGTCTGGGTGGCACTGCAACAACAAAACCAGAAGGCACAATAAATATGATGAAGTAAATGTGAATAGACATAACAGTGAGAAAAGGGTTCAATTCCACATAAAAACTAATGAGGAATAACAAGACTTACAGGACATAGAAGAATCAGGAAATGGCATAGGATGGACTCGTTTTCCACGCCCCATGAATGGAGGAATGATAAGGGCGTGCTTATCAGAGGAAATCCCGACATCCTTCATTGAAAACAAGCAAACAACTATTATCATAAAACAGGAATCATTAATTATATGAACATAGAAATGGAACGATGAATAAAAAATGCGAGTGTTAAATCAACTTACATATTGGCCATAGGTCAGAAGAGGGATTCCTGAAgggactgatgaagaatccagATCCAAAGGCGTACTAATCCCTGAAGTATGGGCATGGCTGCCGATGTTCAGGTGAGCAGAGAGCATAGCCTCTGCAACCTGATGAGGATCCCTACTGTAATTGCTTCTGAAATCAAACTCATTCTCCAAATCATCAATGTCATCTTCCTCTTCATCCCCTTCAACTCTGGGACTACCTGATGTTTTAAGTGTGCTATTAGTGGAATCATCACCAAGTAGAGTGGAGTTTGGGATGAAAAAACACAGAGTAATAGAAAAGAGACAGAGTCAACCAAGAAATTATAGAAACCCTTTACCTTTGATGCGTTTGTATCTGGTTTTGCATTGAGGGCAAGCTTGATTACCCTCCCTTCTTTCATACTCGTAGCAGGGTCTGCATACAGGGAATGCACATTCATTACAGGCAACGAATGGCTCCCCATCCACAGTAATCTCTATCTCATCCCCACAAATCTGACAAATCTGCCCACTCAATTCTTTCACGGAAGTCACCTGTATGTCACAGCAAAGTCAATCGGCATTAGGTCatgaaaactggattttttgCTCAACAACCCCAGATAGAATATTGAAGCAGCATATGATTTTTAAACTACTCATTCACACATacaaaaacacacacacacacatatgcaGAAATAAAGTATAAAATTTTGGTGCAGACCTGTATGAAACATAGAAAATAAGGGGAAAGGTATGGATTTGTGAAAGTACAGAGTTCCAGAACAAGCATGAGCAAAAGAGCTAAAAGagtcatgaaaatgaaaagggaaGTAAAAGCCATCCCATTCAAGAATCACACCTTTAAAAACAGGAACTTGGATcagagggaaaaaaattaatggaagaTAGTGTCACTAACCCAAGAAGGAAATGGCAGAACCCACAAAAGCTAAATAcagaaaataatggaaaaaaaatgttatgagaacaaaataaaatcactGTAACAGAAAATGAGCAAATGGATgtcttcaaaatcaagaaaTGGGGCTGACAAAAAGTTTCATAGACAAGAAGAACGTCggaagaaaaaatagagaaagcacatttttagatatttttcttaaaatccaGAAATGGAGTCGATCAACgagttgaaataaaaaaatagaattaaaaaaaggagagattTTGAAGGAACTTACTCGTCCAATCTCATCAGCATTGATCAGAACAAACTCGTTCCGGTTGTGTGAACCCGCCACGAGTCTTCCTTTGGTATCCATGAAAGCCCTCAAGAATCAGACCCAGATAGAACCCCAAATGCTCGAAATCAAGAAGACCCACCTCACGATATCAATCTCCCAACCCCTCTCATGCGCAAGAagcagacttttttttttttctctccgcCTCTCCCTTTCAGCTCACTTTCTCACAAAATAACCCAACCCCACATCACACAATGAACAAATTCACACCCTAGATAGAGAGAGGGAGATgcaaacaataaaaaagaagagtggggaaaacaacaaaatgagaaaaaagtatCACTGTTTTTGTTTGATTGTTCCTCAAAGAAAACCCAATGTTTTTAAACGTAACAGATGGGTGGGTCTCTCAGAACTCAGAAGTGGGTAGAGCCGATCCGTGACACGGGGTTGCAGATGatgttagagagagagagagagaaagaaaggaatCTATTGGGGCGTTGAAATTTCAACGCGTATTGCACAAGAGCGCCCTCCTAATTCATGGCTTTATCATCAACATTGGGGTGGGGCTCAGATTTTGATGGCAGTGGTGCCTCTGCTGGTGGTGGGTGGTGGTGGCCCACCTGAGCTACGGTGGCACACGGTGGGCGACGACTAGGGCACTCTCGTAATTCTATCCCTTTTGCCtcccccttttttctttttttctttttcctaatttatttactcatttccattaaaacaaaataaataataaataaaataaaaaataaaaaattaggtgttTCCTTTTCTTAGATGTTGATGTGATGTATCTCCCTCACGGCTTTTGTGTGTCCTGTTgtgcaataaaattaaaaataaaac contains the following coding sequences:
- the LOC100255463 gene encoding cellulose synthase A catalytic subunit 2 [UDP-forming], translating into MDTKGRLVAGSHNRNEFVLINADEIGRVTSVKELSGQICQICGDEIEITVDGEPFVACNECAFPVCRPCYEYERREGNQACPQCKTRYKRIKGSPRVEGDEEEDDIDDLENEFDFRSNYSRDPHQVAEAMLSAHLNIGSHAHTSGISTPLDLDSSSVPSGIPLLTYGQYDVGISSDKHALIIPPFMGRGKRVHPMPFPDSSMSLPPRPMDPKKDLAVYGYGSVAWKDRMEEWKKKQNDKLQVVKHQGGNDGGNFDEDELDDPDLPKMDEGRQPLSRKIPIPSSKINPYRIIIILRLVILGFFFHYRILHPVNDAYALWLTSVICEIWFAVSWILDQFPKWYPIERETYLDRLSLRYEKEGKPSELADIDIFVSTVDPMKEPPLITANTVLSILAVDYPVEKVACYVSDDGAAMLTFEALSETSEFARRWVPFCKKFSIEPRAPEWYFAQKVDYLKDKVHPEFVRERRAMKREYEEFKIRINALVSMAQKVPEEGWTMQDGTPWPGNNVRDHPGMIQVFLGHNGVRDVEGNELPRLVYVSREKRPGFDHHKKAGAMNALMRVSAIISNAPYLLNVDCDHYINNSKALREAMCFMMDPTSGKKICYVQFPQRFDGIDRNDRYSNRNVVFFDINMKGLDGIQGPIYVGTGCVFRRQALYGYDAPVNKKPPGKTCNCWPKWCCLCCGSRKKNKKVKSTDKKKKMKNREASKQIHALENIEEGIEGIDNDRSLLMPQVKFEKKFGQSPVFIASTLLEEGGVPKGATTASLLKEAIHVISCGYEDKTEWGKEVGWIYGSVTEDILTGFKMQCHGWRSVYCIPKRPAFKGSAPINLSDRLHQVLRWALGSVEIFFSRYCPIWYGYGGGLKWLERFSYINSVVYPWTSIPLIAYCTLPAFCLLTGKFIVPEISNYASIIFMALFISIAATGVLEMQWGRVAIDDWWRNEQFWVIGGASSHLFALFQGLLKVLAGVNTNFTVTSKGGDDGEFSELYLFKWTSLLIPPLTLLILNIIGVMVGISDAINNGYEEWGPLFGKLFFALWVIVHLYPFLKGLMGKQDRLPTIIVVWSILLASIFSLLWVRVNPFVSKGGIVLEVCGLDCD